From a single Seriola aureovittata isolate HTS-2021-v1 ecotype China chromosome 18, ASM2101889v1, whole genome shotgun sequence genomic region:
- the mzt2b gene encoding mitotic-spindle organizing protein 2, protein MAQQPQQTVPSAPDSPALVVTSNVQKYAIKKKKVLSAEETELFELTQAAGITVDQEVFKIIVDLLKMNVAPQAVFQTLKAMCAGQRVADSCAGESSAASHTTSITTAPAEPREEDSLVSGKSPKPPAAAPSASGPRATRVNTKIVVYGPQDSSSPHSQVRSKAGASHGEKSREASSQRVQRQPSATRGQKTKSSGSSSSSSQINST, encoded by the exons ATGGctcaacaaccacaacaaaccGTCCCCTCCGCCCCAGACTCCCCTGCGCTCGTGGTCACCTCCAACGTGCAGAAATATGctattaagaagaaaaaagtccTCAGTGCTGAAGAAACTGAGCTGTTTGAACTGACCCAGGCTGCAGGCATTACTGTAGACCAAGAGGTCTTCAA GATCATAGTGGACCTGCTGAAGATGAACGTGGCTCCTCAAGCAGTCTTCCAGACTCTGAAGGCGATGTGTGCAGGTCAGAGAGTGGCCGACAGCTGCGCCGGAGAGTCCTCAGCTGCCTCCCACACCACGAGCATCACCACAGCACCAGCAGAGCCCAGAG AAGAGGACTCTTTGGTCTCTGGAAAGAGCCCAAAGCCGCCTGCAGCTGCCCCCTCAGCATCTGGCCCCAGAGCCACAAGGGTCAACACTAAGATTGTGGTCTACGGCCCCCAAGACTCTAGCTCTCCTCACTCTCAAG TGCGCAGTAAAGCTGGAGCGAGCCACGgtgagaagagcagagaggccTCCAGCCAGCGGGTGCAGCGGCAGCCCAGCGCCACCAGGGGGCAGAAGACCAAGAGCTCCGGCAGCAGTAGTTCCTCCTCTCAGATAAACTCCACATAA